The genomic stretch AGGTTTTGTTTAATTAGTTGTTATGCGCAGAGCTTGGTATTTTAAGTCGCAGCTCCCTTTGGCTCGATGTCTTTATTCTGAATTTTAACTTATGCCGATGGATCGAAATGAAGTTCGGCTTAATGGAAAGCCTAAGCCCAGCATACGATTGTTAGTTGATATTTTCTGTATGCATTGGTAAAACTAGTTAGAACTGATAGTTGCTCCTGTTCTTGCCATTGCCATGATAGGTGCCGTTACGTAGCTGCAAGCAATGAGATACTGATGCCTCGACTTGAGGTACGACATGCTCGTATGAAGGGAGCTGGTGTTCATGTATACTTTTCTTTGGTCGCCCTAGTATTAGTTCTTAAGGATTTTGGTGAAACTTAAGACATATCTCCTCTCCTAGAGAAGGGTGGCTCGGAATGGAAGCCCCAGTGCAAAGTTTATGCATCTTCTCGATGGAGCTTGACTCTGATAAAGTGATCACGATTAGTTATGTTGGCTTAATTACCGAGGTGCGTCTGGGGTATTTAGTGACATTAAATTATTAAGAACAAGGTGATTATGGACAAAGGTGTGTATGAGAAGGAAATAGATTTTGCAAGTGGATGAATGGATATGTCCTAAATCTTAATACGGTACGGCTCGGTACAATATTCCTCTACTTACATATAGTCACTTTTACTAAGTACTACAATTGGACTACGAACTTTGTATTGTCCATTCGTCCACGTAATCAACCCGAACAAATCTTCTTTTACTGATGACGTCAAAGAGAGAACGACCTGGTAACTTTGCTTTTGACCCGTTTTCTCGAATTCAAGCTTACTCGGAACTACCTTTACAGCCAATTCCTCCGGAGCATCGATGCTTGCCATATAAATGGTTGCATCATCTCCTGCGACGTTTGTGAGGGTCCTGACGACGGTCTTGCTTCGTTTTCTTTCGAGACCTGAGATTGCTATGGAGGGATAGTTGATGCTGGAAATCAGGTCGGAGCTAGAGTCTTGGGGACAAGAGAAACCGGCCAAAACATTTCTTGCAATGTGTTTGATCTGCGTGATGTTATAGCCGTAGTAGCAGAGGAAGTTCAAGTAGTCCGTAGTATTTGTCTCGTAAACGAGTCCAGGCTGCAATGCTCGAGTTGTGCTCACTTCTCCTGCTCCATAATCGTGCGGTGTGGCGGCTGTGCCCGTGTATGTAGTTATTGGGCCCCTCAAGTTGTTTGTTTGGATGGCTGCAGATGGATACAAAGATATGTTTTATCTTCAGAAATAATTCCACAAAGCAAGCAAAGATATGCCTTACGAGACATCAGCTGGTCAGCTGATGAAAATGGCTTTAGGCTTGACCTTATTTTGGACACTTGCCAATTGCTATGGAATTCAGCAGGAGCATGgctacgagagagagagagatatcatTAGTAACTCCTTATAATTCTCTGTCCTAACTAACCTGTGGTCATGATGGCTGATCTGATGGCCGATGGACCCCAAGTGGGATTTCGAGACTTGACGGCTGCAGCAAGGCCCGACACGTGTGGGCACGCCATGGAAGTCCCGGAGAGAACATTGAAGGGCGGGGTGGCTTTGCCTGGAGTGCTTGCCGTGTCGTTTCCTATCCATGCTGCAAGAATGGCCACTCCTGGTGCAGTGACATCTGGCTGAAAAGAGCAATGTGCGCATTGTCAGTTAATCGTCTTACGGTTTAGCTTAGTTTGCTCGCGAATGAAGATAATTAGGGAGAGAGATTTGGTCTTGCCTTGAGAATGTTCTTGGTGATGGATGAAGGGCCTCTAGATGAAAAGTATGCCATGGAAGGTGCTGGCTTGTAGTTCCCAACTGCAACTGTTGCTAGGACTGTGGCCACTGGGTTGCTTCAGGATATATACCACACCAGAAAGTTGATTCATTGGAAAAGCATTAAGAATGGTGAGATAACATTTTTTCTTTGCTCGTTTACTAAAGTGAAGTGACAGAATAGTTGCATACCTGGTGGAGTTCACATAGGAGAGGATCTCGGAAGCGTCCTTCGAAGAAACCACCGTCATAGGCAATGCACCGTAGATAGATGCAACAGATCTTTCTTCATCGTCAGCTAAGATTAGGCCTACTCCTCCAAGAAATTTCACCTCCTCGAACTTGCTCGTCTCCGAGAATTCCTTGTCATCGTTGTCGCAGACAACGATCTTGCCTTTGATTTTGGCAGCATCCATGGAACTTGGGTTGCAGTTTCTGGTCACAATGTTTTCAAATCGCAAATTTAGTACTCGCATCTTGCTGCATAAATTCCTTCTGCTTTTGCTTTGTCTCTTGAGCAAGCTGGGCGGATATAGTGCTATCAAGAATTTTTGTCATATGAACTTAGGAACAGATTTCAAGTACCTTGCTTCTGACTCCAGCGCTTCACTTTGTCGTGCAGACTTGGCATAGATCAAAGGATACACCGGGTGTTTATCGAGATTACTGAAATTTATGCCTTCACCCTGAAATGCATCACAGACACTCAGCATGTTAAAATCTTCTTCAGTTGCCGAGGGTCGTAGGTGACCTGGGAACAACTCTAGGTCGGCTTACAAGCAAGGGCAGACTGATAATTGCAAAATACACTAGATTTGATGATTCTGCTTAAGTAGATATCAGGCCAAATGTAGAAATTCAGAAAGAGTAACAGTGATTAACGCTCCTGGAAGACAATGCGACGTTGTGACATTGTTACGTGACTATTTGTTGAAATGCGAAAGGCGTTCATCGCCCTGTCAGCAAACCTGCAAGTCTCTGCTACAGACTTCAGCTTTCCAATTTAAGCAGCTTCTGATTATGATCAAGCTATGGACACATTCTTGTAAATGCAAAAATGTATGGACACtaccaaaatatttaattgACTACCTTGATCACTTTGTTTCCGCCCAAAACAACATCAGACTCGAAATCCCTGTCGATGGTCGAGGCAGAGACAGTCAGAATCCAAGGATAAGCATTCACGACGGTTCCTGCGTTAGGCCCATCATTCCCTGCTGAGCAGACCACAATTATCCCATTCTCTGCCGCATGGAACGCTCCTATCGCTATTGGATCCCTCGTGACTTCCGGTATCGCCATCGCAGATGCACCAAGTGAGAGTGACACCACATCGACTCCATCAGAAATTGCATCATCAAAAGCTGCCATTATGGCAGACCCCCGGCATCCCTCCAGCGAGCATACTTTATAGATGGCAATTCTTGACCTGGGGGATCCGCCCTTTGCAGTCCCCGCAGCTAGGCCATAGAAAGATGCACCTGGCACGGCACTTCCTCCTGCAGTTGAAGCCACATGGGTTCCGTGGCCGACCATGTCCCTGGGCGTGCGGTCTGCTGTTGCCTCATCAGGATCAGCGTAAAATCTAGCTCCAATCAGCTTTCTGCATAGATCAAAACATCTCTGTTCTTTGACTTGAATTATGGAAGATAAGGATATACAGGCAGATTCTTTAGTTAGGATCAATTTGTTTGCAAATGAAGAGTCACTTGCGTActcttctttgattttctcgTGGCTCATCCATAAGGAAGGGCAGGATCTGAATGTGGTTGGCAAAGGAATAAAGGAGCACATTCTGAGAATGAAATTCTCCAGCCAAGTATTCTTATACAGTTAGATGGTGATACGAAGAACTGAACTTAGTCCTTTCAAGTTCGAAAATCGCGCACTCAAAAGTTCTCACTTAAGAAATAACGATTGGGCTGTGATTGCTTGTTCTGCATCAAGTGCTTAGTGGTTTTCGATTCACCTGTTGCAGTTGGACTGACGGAAATCATCCCCTTCCATGCATTTTCCCTTCCACCGTGGCGGGATCACTCCCAAATCCTTATCGTCGAAGCTCTTCGACTCTGGCCATATGCCTAGTTATGGTTTGAAGTTTTAAGCTAAATTAGGACAGCTCACATACATGAGAACACATACACAGATCGTGGTGCCCTGGTGGAATATGTTTCAGCCTCCCAGTTTTACCTGTATCCATGATGCCGATGATGGTATCATATTCCTGGGTTGACAAGTCCGATTCGGAGCTGGGGCTCGAGTCGATTTCCAGATCAATCTGATGCTTCAAGAAGTCCCACGAACGAGTCGTGTGGAGTTGTAGTACTGGATCTTTGGAACACGGAGATGACTCCCGGCTTCTGAGCTATTGATCGCGCCTCCTCTTCTGACAAGTGAGCTGCGAACCCAGAAAAACTGTGCGAATAGCTGTGTACCAATGTAATGCCCTTCCTGGCAAAAAATCGACCGATGTTTACTCTCTGAATTTTCCCTGGACATCTTGGAAAAGATGAGAGGTTGTAAccatctttttctccttttattggaccaactttttctttttaaaactGATCATAGAAACGGCTTTTCTTTACGATCTGAGGATCCTGATAGTCTGAgcattattttgttggaaaacAAGATTATTATAACCACAGGACTTCTGGGATGGAGGACTATAAATTTAAATCAGAAGCAAAAATTCTTACTCCAACTtcttaggaaaagaaaataaaaatcattgcAGAAAGCTATAAGCTATGATAACTGAAGTATTATGTCCATTTATGCAATGCAATTGTCTTCCTTTGGCATGTTTGATTCAGTAGTAACAATCAGCAACATCATTGAGCTTCAGTAAGTCATTTGATCGTCTCACTTAGATGGCGCGGTTATTCTCGTCTAGCATGAAGAAGGAAAGGCAAAACTGACTTTTAAGGGAGTGTGTTTGTTCACCGTTTCAAAGAGCTGAGAAGCTGTGTGTGCTCGTATCTTAAGGATCCATTTGTGGAAGCAGCCGCTCCCATATAGACAATGTAAACCCCATTGTCCTTTGCTTGAGCTGCTTTGGTACCTCCAGGGAATGAGACGAAAGACAAGAGGAAGAACAGGAAGAACAGGAAGTTAGCGATAGCGCCTTTCATGGTCGCACAGAGCTGTCAGGTTCTCTCTGGTGAGCTTGAATGACAGAATCCACTCCAAACAGGGTGCTATGTTTAAAGTAGGGGCAAAGGGCGGTGACTGAAGCAAGGCATGCTTAGCACATCTTTCAGTGGAGCTTGCGCTTACGTGCTGCAAATGTCTATTTATCCACTCGAAGTGGGTCATAACTTATCTGAAACCCCAATAACATGTGTCGCCGGTGCCGGTGTTGGCACCTGGCAGTGGTGGTGAGGTGGTGCTGATGGTGGTGGAATTAGGCAGATAAGAAGAGGAATATCTGCATAGTGAAGACAGCACACGTTGTGTGTGCAAATTTTCAGCTTTTCTCAGCACAAATTTAGGAACTGTAGCAAACGAAAGATTCATGCCAAAAAGATGGGAATAGTTTCTCCCACCTTGGAGGAACACTATGACCATGAAACATGCCTTCCCTACAAGCATGAAAAGGGGAAGTGAGCAATgatctgccttttcttttggttacTCTTACTTGGCTAGTAAAAAAAGTCTAAATGCTGGATCAGGTGGACGTAGCTTTCGGGTTCCAAGCCTACGATGGAATTGGAAGGTTAAAAGTGttcatctctttctttgttGGGTCAATGGCAACGTGAACCAATTACCTCTAGGAAGCTGTACCCACACTTCATCTGATGTCAAAGACTTCACCGCCATGAATAGGGCTTTTCGGCATACAAAGGCCTCTGCTAAGGAACATACATAGCAGCACCATCAGCATGGACACTTCTCTTTCCGTCCGAAGTGGATTATTATGCCGAGTCTGAGTTAAATTCGCTAGTGGCACAACCGCACAGCCCACTACACTAATTGTGCCACCATGTCTATGGTGCTGTACTGATGCCAGTTTTTAATTTGTCGAGACCTGAGTTGGATCCCGGAAAAAACCTTATTGACCTTATCAGTTCGATTTTCTGCGGATACCGCAGTAATATTAGATTGAGTCTCGAATAAATTAACCTGATATGCTGAACTCTAGCATTCGTCTAAGTCCTGTCATGTTGGAGCAGTCTCTCGATTTTCTTCCCTGTAACTTTTCCGTTTGTTCTTATGGCCTAACATACTAATTAGTTAACCTCTCAGCGATCAGTTGCAGTCTCCGCATCGCGCCATCCGAACAAAAGCTGGTCTTATTAGCCTCGCCAATCTACGCTCTCTGGCCTGCCCAGTTCTTGATCTCTGCCCCCCACACCACCAATCCGTACCAAAGACCGAGAACGCAGTGCTCTTCGTAGATCAGGTGCAAAGTGAACACTGAGCCAGTGACAGGGTATGACAAAGAGCGTTTAGGCCCAACAAGCAGCAAAGATGAGATTAGTTCACAGGAAAGTTTGTACTAAGCCACTTTGCCGTCCCATTGGGTGGAACTACGGGGGAGGAAAGACGGTGAATGAAAGTGGAAAAACACTTGGCGGGATCAAGAACGAATGCTCAACTTCACTGAGAAAAAAGGGGGTGGGAAAAGTAGTCTGTCAACAGCTTGCGCAGGTGGTCAAACCACCATCATTAGGTCAGCTCCTGAacaggagaagagaaaaaataaataggcaATCTCATCATGACGACACAAGCCAACAAATCCCACGATCGAATAAACCAAATTGCTCGTTTCTGATGCTTTTGGCCGTTCAGAGAAGAAGATGGGTCAAAATACAAGAACAGCAGACTGAAAGGCAAGAACAAGTGGTAAAAAGTTCCGTTGCCGGGAATCGAACCCGGGTCTCCTGGGTGAAAGCCAGATATCCTAACCGCTGGACGACAACGGATTGTTGTGTTTTAGTTGTCAcataatatatttattataaaaGACTGGTTCCCTTACTAACCCAACCTCAACATAAatgtttcttgaatttttaatttcttcaagatagtccctcatcTTTAGCCAATACGCAATGTcatctctgaatttttaatttgttcaatgctgTCCCTAGGCTTTTGGTATGTTCTCAATTTAGTCCCAcgaatatatgaaaaaaaggTTCAATGTTATCCCTATACTCAAATTAGCATAAGGACGACATTGAATATCCTCATATGGTTCACGGACTGAATTGAGCACGTACCAcgcaatgaacaaattaaaaaattgaggGACCGCATATCGCGCACCGAATCGAAGTTGAGGAACCGTTTGCGACATCATCTCATCGGAAAAAAGCGGAAAAAAGCGGCAACGCTACTTTGACCTCACAATACAATGATTCGAATGTGGATGGATAACTcatctttctcaatttttttttttttttttttctttaagcaCCGGCATGGCATCTGTGATAGGAGGGATGGAGACATGGGACACGGATGGAGACATTACCAACTCGATACGACAAAAAAACAAACCCTTTCTCTTGTACAAAGCTGAAAAGAGATGAGCTCCATCGGCTAACCCCTCTTGGCTCTTATCATTACCAACTCCACTCGAACAGTGTGGCCCGCCATACCCTTTTGCTCGGTCGATGCGAGCCCGTTCTTCACGCGAGAACCTGGCTTTTCGGCCCGCGGGCGGGGCCGATTCAGTCGTTCGAAGGATCGGGGTTTGTGCGCGAAATTAGGCACTCGCGGGAaggattatcaaaaaagttgTATGTCTATTGCACTtctttcaattcaattttaagtattttgacgttttttttttctaattgaatACATCCAGCCAATCTTAATAGAAAATCATTGATATGGACATCGACCGTCTTACGATATACGGCCGGCGTTGACCtggataatttttagtaatactttaataactttttgagttatttttataatgtttataattttttcgttttctttacTTTACTttactgtttctttttctttttttcccctgggCCTAGGGCTAGCGAGGGTTGCCGATCATAGGCAAGGTCCGCGATGCCCTC from Rhodamnia argentea isolate NSW1041297 chromosome 2, ASM2092103v1, whole genome shotgun sequence encodes the following:
- the LOC115738665 gene encoding LOW QUALITY PROTEIN: CO(2)-response secreted protease-like (The sequence of the model RefSeq protein was modified relative to this genomic sequence to represent the inferred CDS: deleted 1 base in 1 codon), translating into MKGAIANFLFFLFFLLSFVSFPGGTKAAQAKDNGVYIVYMGAAASTNGSLRYEHTQLLSSLKRKGITLVHSYSHSFSGFAAHLSEEEARSIAQKPGVISVFKDPVLQLHTTRSWDFLKHQIDLEIDSSPSSESDLSTQEYDTIIGIMDTGIWPESKSFDDKDLGVIPPRWKGKCMEGDDFRQSNCNRKLIGARFYADPDEATADRTPRDMVGHGTHVASTAGGSAVPGASFYGLAAGTAKGGSPRSRIAIYKVCSLEGCRGSAIMAAFDDAISDGVDVVSLSLGASAMAIPEVTRDPIAIGAFHAAENGIIVVCSAGNDGPNAGTVVNAYPWILTVSASTIDRDFESDVVLGGNKVIKGEGINFSNLDKHPVYPLIYAKSARQSEALESEARNCNPSSMDAAKIKGKIVVCDNDDKEFSETSKFEEVKFLGGVGLILADDEERSVASIYGALPMTVVSSKDASEILSYVNSTSNPVATVLATVAVGNYKPAPSMAYFSSRGPSSITKNILKPDVTAPGVAILAAWIGNDTASTPGKATPPFNVLSGTSMACPHVSGLAAAVKSRNPTWGPSAIRSAIMTTAIQTNNLRGPITTYTGTAATPHDYGAGEVSTTRALQPGLVYETNTTDYLNFLCYYGYNITQIKHIARNVLAGFSCPQDSSSDLISSINYPSIAISGLERKRSKTVVRTLTNVAGDDATIYMASIDAPEELAVKVVPSKLEFEKTGQKQSYQVVLSLTSSVKEDLFGSITWTNGQYKVRSPIVVISKNDSL